CTCCTTCTCCAAAAACGACATTTGTTCTTGTATCACAAAGTCTACACTTGCAGCACTTTAAAACTTCTTCCTTTAACCTTTCTAACGCCTCTAAACTATTTTCTTTCACCTCTTCTTCTCTCCCTTTTACAATTACTTCGTTATAGCCTATAAATGAAAGAAACTTGATGAACTTAGCTAAGTCTTTCATTGAAGATTTCCCTCTTTAACACTCCATCAAATACCCAAACGACCTTTCCTTCTAAGAAAACATTTCCTAAGTTCTCATCAAAGTAGATCTTTAAACTTTCCCCACTTCTTACAATAACTTCTATTGGTGATTTAAGGTTAAATTTTTTACTTGCAATTAAAGCACAAGCAACAGAACCTGTTCCACAGGCCAAGGTTTCGTTTTCTACACCTCTTTCATAAGTTCTTACAAAAACTTTTCCGTTTTCTACCTTTGCAAAGTTAACGTTTGTTCCTCCTGGTGAGAAAAAGGAGGAAAACCTTATCTTTCTTCCTAAAAGTTTTACATCAACGTTTTCTAAATCCTCTACAAAAGAAACAAAGTGAGGGACTCCTGTATTTATGAAATGACCTTTTACCCCTTCTATCTCTAGGTCAAGTTTTAAGTCGTAAGGCTTTGTAAGTTTTACTTTTACTGATTCTCCATCGACTTCTGCTTCTATAATTCCAGCGAGGGTTTCAAAGGTCATTCTCTTACCTACTATACCTTTTTCAAAAGCAAATCTTGAAACGCACCTCGCACCGTTTCCACACATTTCAGCAGTTGAACCGTCAGAGTTAAAAAAACGCCACTTGAAATCAGCTATTTTTGAATCTTCTACCAAAATTAACCCATCTGCTCCAACACCCGTTTTTCGAGAAGATATAGCTTCTACAGCTCTTTCAATAGGAATTTCACCTATGAACCTTTCAAATTTACCATCTCTATTGTCTATTACTATAAAGTCGTTTCCTGTTCCCTGTAGCTTTGAAAATTCCATTAGTCCACCTCTTTCCAAACTTCAGGTAGAAGAAATCTTCTAAGTTTTCCTATTCTTGTTCGTGGCAGTTCTCTATCTATTAGCTTAAACTCTTTTATACGCTTATAAGGTTGTAAATGCTTTGTCCTTTCGTGTATTTCTCTTTTCATAAATTCCTTTATATCTTCTACTCCTTCTTCAACGAGAATCTCAAAATCTGGCCTTACAAGAGCTTTCAAGCTTCCATCTTGATAGAAAACACCCACCTCTAAAATGTATGGACTTTTAAGTATCTCTACTTCTATGTCCTCAGGATAAACATTTTTACCGTTGTCAAGAACAATAACTTCCTTTACCCTACCTGTGATGTGAATAAAACCATCTTCATCAATGAATCCTAAGTCTCCTGTATAGAACCAGCCATCTTTAATTACTTTTTCTGTTTCTTCCGGTTTGTTGTAGTAGCCCTTCATAACATTAGGGCCTCTAACAATTATTTCCCCTTTTTCCGTTATCTTAACCTCAACCTCATCAACGGGAGGACCTGCCGTTCCTATTTTCTTCTTGTCTGGACGGTTCACAGAAATGAGAGGGGATGTTTCTGTTAGTCCGTAACCTTCCAAAATGTTAAAACCAAATGCCTCGAAGTCTCTCCATACCTCTTCACTGAGCTTTGCTCCGCCACTTATGAGATAGCGGAGGTTCCTTCCTATCCTATTGTGTATTTCTTTAAATACCTTTTTCTCAACAGATTTTATGTCAAACTTTCTAAAAAGCTTAAGAATGGTCAAAACTGCTTGCCTTTTAAGCCTAGGAAGCTTCTTGATTTCAACCATTATATTGTGGTGTATTACCTGATAAAGCTTGGGAACTCCAACTAAAATAGTTACATTCTGATCATTAATAGTGGAGAGGATATCGTTTGGTGTAAGTTTTTCTATGAAAGCTAAGGGCAATCTTAAAGTTACAGGTAGTATAGCTGTTGCCATCAAAGGATAAGTGTGGTGAAAAGGCAAAATAGCAACAAACCTATCGTTCTCGTTGAGTATTCCTATGCTTTCAACAGCTTTTATATTGTGGTCTAAGTTTTTGAGAGTAAGCATTACACCTTTAGGATTACCGGTAGTTCCGGAGGTATAAAGAATTACTATTACATCGTCTAAATCCCTATTTACAAACTCAATACTTTTTCTTTTTGGTTTTAAGGAAACTTCATCAATATTTACAACGTGAATGTGGTATCCAATATCTTTTATTGCTCTGTTTACCTTTTCAATGTTTTGATTAGAAGTTATTACAAACTTTGGTTGAGAATCCTTTAAGATGTTGAAAAGTTCTCTTTCAGAAAGAAGGTAATCAACAGGAACGGCAATTCCTCCTTTAAATAAAATACCAAAAAAGCTACTAATCCACTCAGGCCTGTTTTCCATAAAGATAACAACTCTATCCTCTACCCCAAGTTCTTCTAAAAATTCTTCAAGAGCTATTACTTGTTCTTTGAAATCTCTGTAGGTTAAAGGAAAGTATTTGCCGTTCTTTTTTCCTACAAAAACTTCCTTTTCAGGAAAGTTTTTTATGTTTTCAAGCACTCTTTCTAAGAAGTTAGGCATCTTTCCCTCGCTAAATGAGGTCTATAATTTCTCTTATGTCTTTCTTTCTATCTTCTAAGATTTTTACCAGTTCCCTTGATCTTTTTTTTGAAACATTCTTTTCTCTTGGAATTTCCAGAACTTGAAACTTTAAATACCTTGTAATGGTGTCTATTTCTACTAAATCTCCTTCTTTTATTTCTTTTGAAGCTTTAACAGGTTTCCCATTAACCTTTACCACTTCTGCATCACAAAGTTCCTTAGCCTGAGTTCTTCTTTTTACTATTCGTGACACTTTCAGGAACTGATCCAATCTCACTTTTTTTCCTCTTCTTCAAATTTGATGGCAAAGAAAATATTTTTAGAATTATTGATAGAA
This DNA window, taken from Desulfurobacteriaceae bacterium, encodes the following:
- a CDS encoding AMP-binding protein, yielding MPNFLERVLENIKNFPEKEVFVGKKNGKYFPLTYRDFKEQVIALEEFLEELGVEDRVVIFMENRPEWISSFFGILFKGGIAVPVDYLLSERELFNILKDSQPKFVITSNQNIEKVNRAIKDIGYHIHVVNIDEVSLKPKRKSIEFVNRDLDDVIVILYTSGTTGNPKGVMLTLKNLDHNIKAVESIGILNENDRFVAILPFHHTYPLMATAILPVTLRLPLAFIEKLTPNDILSTINDQNVTILVGVPKLYQVIHHNIMVEIKKLPRLKRQAVLTILKLFRKFDIKSVEKKVFKEIHNRIGRNLRYLISGGAKLSEEVWRDFEAFGFNILEGYGLTETSPLISVNRPDKKKIGTAGPPVDEVEVKITEKGEIIVRGPNVMKGYYNKPEETEKVIKDGWFYTGDLGFIDEDGFIHITGRVKEVIVLDNGKNVYPEDIEVEILKSPYILEVGVFYQDGSLKALVRPDFEILVEEGVEDIKEFMKREIHERTKHLQPYKRIKEFKLIDRELPRTRIGKLRRFLLPEVWKEVD
- the dapF gene encoding diaminopimelate epimerase, whose translation is MEFSKLQGTGNDFIVIDNRDGKFERFIGEIPIERAVEAISSRKTGVGADGLILVEDSKIADFKWRFFNSDGSTAEMCGNGARCVSRFAFEKGIVGKRMTFETLAGIIEAEVDGESVKVKLTKPYDLKLDLEIEGVKGHFINTGVPHFVSFVEDLENVDVKLLGRKIRFSSFFSPGGTNVNFAKVENGKVFVRTYERGVENETLACGTGSVACALIASKKFNLKSPIEVIVRSGESLKIYFDENLGNVFLEGKVVWVFDGVLKREIFNERLS
- a CDS encoding S4 domain-containing protein, with the protein product MRLDQFLKVSRIVKRRTQAKELCDAEVVKVNGKPVKASKEIKEGDLVEIDTITRYLKFQVLEIPREKNVSKKRSRELVKILEDRKKDIREIIDLI